TCCCTCTAGTGCCTAACTTACGCAGGATCAAGGAGTTGGCTCCGGATCCTGCGTTTTCTTTTGCGCAGGGGTGACCAAAAGGTGCCCACCGCAAACGTCGCAGGGTCCGGAGTGGCCATGGAGGCCCTGCGATGGCAGCCATCTTCCGCAAACCCGGCAGGCAGACCTGGTGGATCACCTACTACGTGAACGGCCTGCGGGTCCGGCACTCGCTACGGACCCGCGATGAGCGGATCGCCCGCCTCAGGCTCAAGAAGTTGGAAGGGGACCTTGTCACGGGCGACCTGGTCCAAGCGTCGCGGACGCCGCTCGTCCCGTTCCTCACGGCATTCTGCGAACACTTGAGCACGATTCGAACGCGGAAGTCGTACAAGAACGACCTCTCCTACCTGCGGACCGTGTTCGGCCCGGTGTGCGACGCGCTGAAGCCGGGCAGCACGATCAACCACGGGTGCCGGGCGACGAAACCAATCACCGTGAAGGACCGGTTTGCTGGCCGCCACATTCAGGTCAAGGTGCTCGAAGAGCTCACCGCCGGCATCATCGAGGGGCATATCACGCAACGGGTGAAGCACGAGGGAATCGCCCCGAAGACCGCGAATCGAATCCGGGAGGTGCTGCACATCCTGTTTACCTACGCGATCCGGCAGCATGGATTCCGCTCGCCCGACCGGCGATTCCCCAACCCCGTCGACGCGGTTCCGCGACGGAAGGAACCGGAGCGGCACATTCGGTTCCTGACGTTGCCGCAGATCGACGAGCAACTGCTCGTGCTGGCGGAGCGGCCGGTCATCCAGGCCCTGGTCGCGATGTACATCTACGCAGGCCTGCGTCGCGAGGAGGCGTTGTGGCTGACACCGGACGATGTCGACCTCAAAGCGGGCATGATCCGTGTGCGTCAAAAAGTCGTGAACGGCGAATCCTGGCAGCCCAAAACGCGGCGAAATCGCCGCGTGCCGATTTCGTCCACGCTGCGGAGCTACTTGGAGGCTTGTCAGCCAGCCGAGGACTCCGTTTGGTTTTTCCCATCGCCAACGGGCAAGCGCTGGGACCCGGACAACTTTTCCCAGGACCTACGCGAGATCAACGAGCGGAACGGCCTGTCGTGGACGTGCCTCGACTTCCGGCATTCGTTCGGCAGCCACCTGGCCCAGAAGGGCGAGTCGCTCTACAAGATCGCGGAGCTGATGGGCAACAGCCCAGAGATTTGTCGGCGGCACTATGCGGCTTTGATTCCCGAGGAAATGCGGGACACGGTCGAGTTCGACGTGAGACCGCGGGTGGTGCAGCCGGATGCGGAAGCCCGGTCAGCGTGACGTACGCGTGCTCGTTTGAGGACCGGTCCGCCCGGTATAGTGGATGTGGACGGCACGTATGTCTGGCATCCGTGACGATTTCGATCATGCGGAGCCGGGCGAGCCACTCACTCCGATTGAAGCGACTCGCCTGTGGGCCACGTACTGCGCCGGCGCCAACCCGCTCGCGATCGTGGCCCTCGACTACCTGTATCGCGCGCTCCGCAATGCGAGGAGAAGATCATGCGTATGTTACTGAGCCCACGGTTGCGTCGCGGAAGTGTGACACCTGCACTTCTCGGCTTTGCTTGCGTCGGTCTGCTCGTTGCTCAGATCGAGCCGGGCTGCATTCCGCCGGCCGATGAAGCGGGCCCGCAGTACGTCGGTCTCACCGAGGACGACGTGCGGCAGATCGTGCAACAGGTCTTGGCGGAGCAGCAGATTGCCGCCCGCCAGGGACCGCAGGGAGCCGAGGGTCCACAGGGACCGCAAGGCGTCCCCGGGCAACCGGGCACACAAGGTCAGCCAGGGCAGGACGGAGACCCAGGGGCGAACTGCTGGGACCTGAACGGTGACGGCATTGGCAACTTGGCGACTGAGGATGTCAACCATGACGGGGTCGTGGATGTCCTCGATTGCCGGGGCGCAGCAGGCCCTGTTAATTGCGGTGATTGTGATACCAGTTTCGTGAACGAGGGCCAGGCGAATTCAATCACCGGATCGATGGTTCAGGTAGGAAGCGTCACGCACGACAAGCTGAGCTCGCAGGGACAACCGGTCGACAGGGTGCTCAAGTCAGACGGTGACGGCAGCGTGGTGTGGGGCGTTGATAGCACCGGTGGAGGCCAGTTGGAGTGCGGCGATTGCGACAGCGTTTTCGTAAATGAGCAGCAACCGGATGCGATTTCGGCAGACATGATCGCCGCTCGCGCGGTGACGGGCGTGAAGATCGATCAAATGGGTGCGACGGACGGCCAAGTGCTCAAGTGGGACGACGGCACGGGGACGTGGGCTCCGGACGACGACCTCCAGGGTGGTGGGGGCGGGGGTGGTGATATTACCGCCGTGTATGCGGACGCCGGACTGATGGGCGGCGCTACATCGGGAGAGGCGCATCTCAATGTGGGTGATGGCGCCGGCATTGTCGTGGGGTCGGATACAGTCTCGGTTGGTCAAGGATGGCCGTGTCGGGATCGGAGCTGATCCCGTAGATTACGGCGTGACGCTAGCCGTCAACGGTCAGGCTGCCAAACCGGGCGGAGGGGACTGGGCGGCACTGTCAGACCGTCGACTAAAAAAGGACATTGAGCCGCTGCTGGGCGCGCTTGATCGGGTCCTCGCCCTTCGTGGCGTGACCTTTGAGTACAACGATCCACACACACCCCTAACTCTGCCGGGTAGGCAGGTCGGCTTCATTGCGCAGGATGTAGAAGGGGTTTTTCCAGAGTGGGTGAGTGAGGGTGAAAACGGGTACAAATACGTGGCACCCCGAGGCTTCCAGGCCCTCATCGTCGAGGCCCTACGTGAGCTTCGCCAGGAAAAGGAGGCACAGATCAGGGCGCTACAGGACGAGAGTGCCACACTGCGCGCACGCTTGGCGGTACTTGAGGCCCGGCTTGGAATGACCACGTCATCGTCTGCGGCGTCAACAATGGAATGATCCGACTCTATCAACTGGCACGCTACCGGCATGGCGTCAGGCTAGGACAAAACTGTCCCTGGTAATCCAGGCACGCGTACGCGCGGCCCTTGCCAGCCAATGCGTTCACAAGTAGCGGGCCCGACGCGGTTCTTACGCCCTGCCGGTATACGCAATACCACGCATGCGCGAGTTCCTTGCGAGCAACGGGTGGGATCAAGCCGTGATCGAAGCCGACGAGGCTGGCCACCGCATGCTGGATTCCGGCTCGATCGACCGGGAGCTGAAGTGCTGGCAGGAAGTTCGTCGTGAAGCGCGCATGG
This DNA window, taken from Phycisphaerae bacterium, encodes the following:
- a CDS encoding tyrosine-type recombinase/integrase, with translation MAAIFRKPGRQTWWITYYVNGLRVRHSLRTRDERIARLRLKKLEGDLVTGDLVQASRTPLVPFLTAFCEHLSTIRTRKSYKNDLSYLRTVFGPVCDALKPGSTINHGCRATKPITVKDRFAGRHIQVKVLEELTAGIIEGHITQRVKHEGIAPKTANRIREVLHILFTYAIRQHGFRSPDRRFPNPVDAVPRRKEPERHIRFLTLPQIDEQLLVLAERPVIQALVAMYIYAGLRREEALWLTPDDVDLKAGMIRVRQKVVNGESWQPKTRRNRRVPISSTLRSYLEACQPAEDSVWFFPSPTGKRWDPDNFSQDLREINERNGLSWTCLDFRHSFGSHLAQKGESLYKIAELMGNSPEICRRHYAALIPEEMRDTVEFDVRPRVVQPDAEARSA
- a CDS encoding collagen-like protein is translated as MRMLLSPRLRRGSVTPALLGFACVGLLVAQIEPGCIPPADEAGPQYVGLTEDDVRQIVQQVLAEQQIAARQGPQGAEGPQGPQGVPGQPGTQGQPGQDGDPGANCWDLNGDGIGNLATEDVNHDGVVDVLDCRGAAGPVNCGDCDTSFVNEGQANSITGSMVQVGSVTHDKLSSQGQPVDRVLKSDGDGSVVWGVDSTGGGQLECGDCDSVFVNEQQPDAISADMIAARAVTGVKIDQMGATDGQVLKWDDGTGTWAPDDDLQGGGGGGGDITAVYADAGLMGGATSGEAHLNVGDGAGIVVGSDTVSVGQGWPCRDRS
- a CDS encoding tail fiber domain-containing protein, which produces MTLAVNGQAAKPGGGDWAALSDRRLKKDIEPLLGALDRVLALRGVTFEYNDPHTPLTLPGRQVGFIAQDVEGVFPEWVSEGENGYKYVAPRGFQALIVEALRELRQEKEAQIRALQDESATLRARLAVLEARLGMTTSSSAASTME